In one Halichondria panicea chromosome 4, odHalPani1.1, whole genome shotgun sequence genomic region, the following are encoded:
- the LOC135335462 gene encoding sacsin-like, translating into MKKDFKDQPVDERCQIVLHFIVTLLHQVKLNVAPTLMLPDEHFVLRDSNKLVYNDVPWSPRDPKQTYVHGIIPLTLAKKLGVELRRSKILEKFVATSSQHCQFQSVDFVQHEELTSRIQNIIRDYPLHITILKELLQNTDDAKATKMYIILDMRTHGKQGVLSQNWGKLQGPALLVWNDGVFAEKDFLGIQKLGFGSKRTNYESIGHGIGFNVVYHLTDCPSFITGGETMCVLDPHCKYVPAANVLSPGRRFDGLSQGFWEVFPDMSSAFLQSGLENCPPELSGGSLFRFPLRHTKEHLLDSKIIPRHKNGTPVGEPITSRTMLKMLEEWAPIAKEAMLFLNNVTKLKFMVIAENGNTINITKMYCTEVEEVAQKKRQELHKAMSSFNKKKGNKSLVIRYPLTISEVQCSSGKEISTENKWLIQQGLGDMENEQQTWSFIEAIKPRHGIAAPLSPWNSLPNEEKLKGKLFCLLPLPLPVTSKLPVHINGHFILNSMSRNLWSSTEEEREDHQSVWNNKLFQAISSSYAILLEHCQSFYVSTEPYQAWHIANHDIRKYYEIFPPTYEMDKLFIKFAESVYEKLVARNNNILAVVDYKEYPASLVPMSTRSRNSESKQLQVNWHPPKSSDPSTQVYFWSFVDKRGELRAIIEDIGMKLTVAGSFIQDQLNQAIKESASKIERTSPQTVFEYYSNFCSQISNTGKFPCGISDTVFRDTSTFKLFTEYLLGASKLIADGSSRTITSPTEQLKFPKEPFGQPLLLTADGILRRFHQHTKVVKSNFSDLFPDSQDCFLHPVLIKVLYSSNYFIVCVHLSDNAYSLTLFDKLLSNHLPNCLRTNRVIQFPQSLPRKLLIRYWNCFSEDPVFSFNMPHILKEWALLPSITGSLHSFSDTLIPIVPISMQEDGEYLKIYQVLQYIGIPVLDTNVVGSAYLSCPTVKDTAAILKILFHLNQEIEKELSVVIDKEMIGIIISYLSNINFRTDLNSLSHIRSLPLFECVDGVFRALQRKTAYVWPSNACEAGYSEWNKYTPNAVFLHGRGSWTDFGAPEELEVNVVTAEDLYCIFIFEFFSYISEMNRYEHLRYIRVTLLDKNVIYKKIKSKCETENIARAKRFLKKLGSLRCIGIDKLLPVNSYCNHEIDIFLTFHKHFSFLPEYFRSSPSWTEWLAFFKELGLRCTVNHTEFLEFCKEIAGGNHKDIVKTSTVLLQYLSSDSAKEAKWHSDNYFLHQVAEIPFVPTQIHPEVTWISSAKCGSNNIVMNRRMCSLAKLSEAAITNCTPFLWTVKPIVNLPENWSPLTYSEHRLLADKLGITCDPTVDHVIKNMQNISAKKRFSNFQNFDQYPDSNIPTSDQATSLMSVIVQNLTLLETKQDDVNDAHIQLLRDMHCIPVYSTFEKTHKHHIVLVKPCSVLHYSAISTDKYHPFLQILDSQLECLKFILQQIGVESSIGYNHIQLVLQKAYELSAGQVLEQKTRKCVFAIIKELIELLSVKSSSVLVSKGSETLSPLYLPNDNTTLVLSTQLLYVDADTFLGRFHFEETCYSLLKIRTKDNKIQLFERDFCEMLSLAVRPIGLSKVCILTVQPECEPIDHTDAGNDLIQTFEMNNILPQAVSACVRYYTKAKQPLQNVESIVREFLASTAIQTFRHLRMVVTFKENQKLIGNLDTKFYLETTGDTPDGCLYLDSQLAKNIHQVVRALCNRLFQLIISKLEQPQLITDDVCPKLKDVLVQLLSVQNPHEVKDILEVNRIPLTEERMSEVTFKLGKEVAECWHHRLDQAVENVFHPGEIVGYEVMENLIVYVEVMYPILPKGCESFDVIPRISMKYKILTHQDDEEGIEVGVLKLYKFLRGLKKEKILAEGTDVVPYGGETDMDTINLHQEVQSKNLKKIEDVLLCQLDEIWKLPKEERRKAIRRLCLKWHPDKNLDDSAVTEEVFKFLNSEISKRDVDKNINLQWEDLNKTAQRQRESYTREQESSSRSQVGGGGISSTSWGGANTEMPRFKEEDLRPETNPAEGRRWLKQAEANCKSLIVLFTEAIHEEKICADVCFMAYQVAEKALKGGKYFVCGMSENSMKFHHISTHAYGLQSERPGETRGLAGHTISLESYHLDPNYPLSAIVPAEKYNCEQAEQAKDHAEAILRIIKNIVEPSN; encoded by the coding sequence ATGAAGAAAGATTTCAAAGATCAGCCAGTAGATGAGCGTTGCCAGATTGTTTTACATTTTATTGTTACTTTACTTCACCAAGTAAAATTAAACGTAGCCCCCACACTTATGCTTCCTGATGAACATTTCGTTTTACGCGATTCAAACAAACTGGTCTACAACGACGTACCCTGGTCACCACGGGACCCTAAACAAACTTATGTACATGGCATCATCCCACTAACTCTGGCAAAGAAGCTGGGTGTGGAGCTAAGAAGAAGCAAAATACTTGAGAAATTTGTGGCCACTTCCAGTCAACATTGTCAATTTCAGAGTGTTGACTTTGTCCAGCATGAGGAACTAACCAGTAGGATTCAAAACATCATAAGAGATTATCCGTTGCATATTACAATCCTTAAAGAGCTACTACAGAACACTGATGATGCCAAAGCAACtaaaatgtatataattttggATATGCGGACCCACGGAAAACAAGGAGTATTATCACAGAATTGGGGTAAACTACAAGGCCCAGCTCTTTTGGTGTGGAACGATGGTGTCTTTGCAGAGAAAGATTTTTTGGGTATACAGAAGCTGGGGTTTGGTAGTAAACGCACTAATTATGAAAGCATTGGTCACGGCATCGGTTTCAATGTAGTTTACCACCTCACTGATTGCCCTAGCTTCATCACTGGAGGAGAAACAATGTGTGTACTGGATCCACACTGTAAGTATGTGCCTGCAGCTAATGTGCTCTCTCCAGGACGAAGATTTGATGGTTTGAGTCAGGGATTCTGGGAAGTGTTTCCTGATATGAGCTCCGCTTTTCTGCAGTCTGGCCTTGAAAATTGCCCTCCTGAGCTTAGTGGTGGCTCTTTATTTCGATTTCCTTTGAGACACACAAAAGAACATTTACTAGACTCAAAAATTATCCCTAGACACAAGAATGGAACTCCTGTTGGTGAACCTATAACATCTAGAACCATGCTTAAAATGCTAGAAGAATGGGCACCCATTGCGAAAGAAGCAATGCTTTTTCTTAACAATGTTACAAAACTAAAATTCATGGTTATAGCAGAAAATGGGAACACTATAAACATCACGAAAATGTATTGCACTGAAGTAGAAGAAGTAGCACAAAAGAAGCGTCAAGAGCTCCATAAAGCAATGTCTAGCTTCAACAAGAAGAAAGGAAACAAATCTCTTGTTATCAGATACCCATTAACCATCAGTGAAGTACAGTGCTCATCTGGAAAGGAAATTTCAACTGAAAACAAGTGGTTGATACAACAAGGATTAGGAGATATGGAGAATGAACAACAGACATGGAGTTTTATTGAAGCAATCAAGCCTAGGCACGGGATTGCAGCTCCATTATCACCATGGAATTCACTTCCGAATGAGGAAAAGCTCAAGGGAAAATTGTTTTGTTTATTGCCTCTGCCTCTGCCAGTTACATCAAAACTACCAGTGCATATAAACGGACATTTTATTTTGAACTCAATGAGTAGAAATTTGTGGAGTTCTACCGAGGAGGAGAGAGAAGATCATCAGTCTGTTTGGAATAATAAACTCTTTCAAGCGATATCCTCTTCGTATGCAATCCTTCTTGAGCATTGTCAGTCATTTTATGTATCCACTGAGCCGTACCAGGCATGGCACATAGCAAACCATGATATCAGGAAGTACTATGAGATTTTTCCACCCACATATGAAATGGACAAACTATTCATAAAATTTGCAGAGAGTGTCTATGAAAAACTAGTTGCCCGCAACAACAACATTTTAGCTGTAGTTGATTACAAGGAATACCCTGCAAGTCTTGTACCAATGTCAACAAGATCAAGGAATAGTGAGTCAAAGCAATTGCAAGTAAATTGGCACCCTCCTAAAAGCAGTGATCCATCTACTCAAGTATACTTCTGGTCTTTTGTTGATAAACGGGGTGAACTAAGAGCGATTATTGAAGACATCGGCATGAAGTTGACAGTAGCGGGTAGCTTTATTCAAGACCAGCTCAACCAAGCCATAAAAGAGAGTGCTAGTAAAATCGAAAGGACTAGCCCGCAAACAGTATTTGAATACTACTCAAATTTTTGCTCTCAAATAAGCAACACGGGAAAATTCCCATGTGGAATTAGTGACACTGTTTTCAGAGATACTTCTACGTTCAAACTTTTCACTGAATACCTCCTAGGTGCAAGCAAACTAATTGCAGATGGGTCCTCAAGGACTATAACCAGCCCTACTGAGCAGTTGAAATTCCCAAAAGAACCTTTTGGCCAACCCCTTCTCTTAACAGCTGATGGTATATTGAGAAGATTCCATCAACATACAAAGGTTGTCAAATCTAACTTTTCTGATCTTTTTCCTGATAGTCAAGACTGTTTTCTCCACCCTGTACTGATCAAAGTTTTGTATAGCAGCAACTACTTtattgtatgtgtacattTATCAGACAATGCGTATAGTCTAACCCTTTTCGACAAGCTTTTAAGCAATCACTTACCTAACTGCCTCAGAACAAATCGAGTAATTCAGTTTCCCCAAAGTCTGCCAAGGAAACTATTGATCAGATACTGGAATTGTTTTTCAGAGGATCCAGTTTTTAGTTTCAATATGCCTCACATTTTGAAAGAATGGGCTCTTCTTCCGAGTATCACAGGCAGTTTACATTCCTTCAGTGACACTCTTATACCAATCGTTCCCATTTCTATGCAGGAGGATGGGGAATATCTTAAAATTTATCAGGTCCTACAATACATCGGCATACCAGTTTTGGACACAAACGTAGTTGGTTCTGCTTACCTGTCTTGTCCAACTGTAAAAGATACTGCAGCTATTCTGAAAATATTGTTCCATTTAAATCAAGAGATTGAGAAGGAACTATCTGTGGTAATCGACAAAGAAATGATTGGTATTATCATTTCCTACCTCAGTAACATTAACTTCAGAACTGACTTAAACAGCCTTAGCCATATAAGGTCTCTTCCTCTATTTGAGTGTGTTGATGGCGTTTTCAGAGCATTACAACGTAAAACTGCATATGTTTGGCCAAGCAATGCTTGTGAGGCGGGATATTCTGAATGGAACAAGTACACTCCAAATGCTGTCTTCCTGCACGGACGTGGTTCCTGGACAGATTTTGGCGCTCCAGAGGAACTTGAAGTAAATGTTGTCACTGCAGAAGATCTTTACTGCATCTTTATCTTCGAATTTTTCTCCTATATCAGCGAGATGAACAGGTATGAACATCTAAGATATATTAGAGTCACCTTGCTCGACAAAaatgtgatttacaagaaaaTCAAATCCAAGTGTGAAACAGAAAACATAGCAAGGGCTAAACGATTTCTTAAAAAATTAGGTTCACTCCGCTGTATTGGTATAGACAAATTGCTGCCAGTTAACAGCTACTGCAATCATGAGATTGACATATTTCTTACTTTCCACAAACACTTTTCATTTCTCCCTGAATATTTCAGGAGCTCTCCATCATGGACTGAATGGCTAGCTTTCTTCAAAGAGCTTGGATTGAGGTGCACAGTCAATCACACTGAGTTTCTCGAGTTCTGCAAAGAAATTGCAGGAGGAAATCACAAGGACATTGTAAAAACTTCGACAGTTCTCCTTCAATATTTATCGTCTGACAGTGCTAAGGAAGCAAAATGGCACAGTGACAATTATTTCCTACATCAAGTGGCAGAGATACCATTTGTGCCTACTCAAATCCATCCAGAAGTGACATGGATCAGTAGCGCAAAATGTGGATCAAACAATATAGTGATGAACAGGCGCATGTGCTCCCTCGCCAAACTCAGTGAAGCTGCCATTACAAACTGTACACCTTTCTTGTGGACTGTAAAGCCGATAGTTAATCTTCCTGAAAATTGGAGTCCGTTGACTTATAGTGAACACCGCCTATTAGCAGATAAACTAGGCATTACATGTGATCCTACAGTTGATCATGTAATCAAAAACATGCAGAATATTAGTGCTAAGAAACGATTCAGCAACTTTCAAAACTTTGATCAATATCCAGATTCCAACATACCTACTTCTGATCAAGCCACGTCACTTATGTCAGTGATTGTACAAAACCTGACATTGCTAGAAACGAAACAGGACGATGTTAACGATGCTCACATACAGCTATTGAGAGATATGCATTGCATTCCGGTGTATAGTACATTCGAGAAGACACACAAGCATCATATAGTCCTTGTGAAGCCTTGCAGTGTCTTGCATTACAGTGCAATTTCAACAGATAAATATCATCCGTTCCTTCAAATACTTGATAGCCAGCTAGAATGTCTAAAGTTCATACTTCAGCAGATTGGAGTCGAGTCTTCAATTGGTTATAATCACATTCAATTAGTTCTTCAAAAAGCCTATGAACTTTCTGCTGGGCAGGTACTTGAACAGAAAACAAGGAAATGTGTatttgcaataattaaagAGCTCATTGAGTTGCTGAGTGTTAAATCATCCAGTGTTTTAGTTTCAAAAGGGAGTGAGACCCTCTCTCCTCTGTATTTGCCTAATGATAACACAACACTAGTCCTCTCAACACAATTGCTATATGTTGACGCTGACACATTTTTGGGCAGATTTCATTTTGAGGAAACCTGCTATTCCCTTCTAAAGATTAGAACAAAAGACAATAAGATCCAACTTTTCGAGAGAGATTTCTGTGAAATGCTGTCACTCGCTGTTCGTCCTATCGGCTTATCTAAAGTTTGTATCTTAACGGTTCAGCCGGAGTGTGAACCCATTGACCATACAGATGCAGGCAATGATTTGATTCAAACGTTTGAAATGAACAACATTCTGCCACAGGCAGTTTCTGCATGCGTGCGCTATTACACCAAGGCCAAGCAACCTCTGCAGAATGTAGAATCTATTGTTAGGGAGTTTTTGGCCAGCACAGCAATACAAACCTTTCGCCATTTGCGAATGGTTGTCACTTTTAAAGAGAACCAAAAATTGATTGGTAATTTGGACACAAAGTTTTACTTAGAGACAACTGGAGACACTCCTGACGGATGCTTATACCTGGACTCACAGTTGGCCAAGAATATTCACCAAGTGGTACGGGCTTTGTGCAACAGACTATTTCAGCTAATTATAAGTAAACTAGAACAACCACAGCTAATTACTGATGATGTGTGTCCCAAATTGAAGGATGTGCTTGTTCAGCTCTTAAGTGTCCAGAATCCCCATGAAGTGAAGGATATTTTAGAGGTAAATAGAATTCCACTGACTGAAGAAAGAATGAGCGAGGTCACGTTCAAACTGGGTAAAGAAGTTGCAGAGTGCTGGCATCATAGACTTGATCAAGCAGTTGAGAATGTATTTCATCCTGGAGAGATTGTTGGATATGAAGTAATGGAGAACCTCATTGTTTACGTCGAGGTTATGTACCCTATTTTGCCCAAAGGGTGTGAAAGTTTTGATGTCATCCCTCGAATCAGTATGAAATACAAAATATTGACACACCAAGATGATGAAGAAGGAATCGAAGTAGGTGTACTTAAGCTCTACAAATTCCTCAGAGGTTTGAAGAAAGAAAAGATTCTTGCAGAAGGGACAGATGTTGTACCATATGGGGGTGAAACAGACATGGACACGATTAATTTGCATCAAGAAGTGCAGAGCAAGAATCTTAAAAAGATCGAAGATGTTCTATTATGTCAACTTGATGAGATATGGAAGCTACCAAAAGAAGAGAGAAGGAAAGCTATTAGACGTCTTTGTCTTAAGTGGCATCCTGACAAGAACCTCGATGATTCAGCTGTGACTGAAGAGGTGTTTAAGTTTCTAAATTCTGAGATATCAAAAAGAGATGTGGACAAAAATATTAACCTGCAATGGGAGGATCTCAACAAAACAGCGCAGCGTCAAAGAGAAAGTTACACAAGAGAGCAAGAGTCATCGTCCCGATCCCAGGTAGGGGGAGGAGGGATTAGTAGTACTAGCTGGGGTGGAGCTAATACGGAAATGCCACGGTTTAAAGAGGAAGATCTTCGCCCTGAAACTAATCCAGCGGAAGGAAGACGCTGGTTAAAGCAAGCTGAGGCTAACTGTAAGTCTCTTATTGTATTATTTACTGAGGCGATTCATGAGGAAAAGATATGTGCTGATGTTTGCTTCATGGCATACCAAGTAGCAGAGAAAGCTCTCAAAGGAGGCAAGTATTTTGTGTGCGGTATGAGCGAAAACTCAATGAAATTTCACCACATCAGCACTCATGCATACGGCCTACAGTCTGAACGTCCTGGGGAGACGCGTGGACTTGCCGGTCACACCATATCCTTGGAAAGCTACCACCTTGACCCCAACTACCCACTATCTGCTATTGTGCCAGCTGAAAAATACAACTGCGAGCAGGCCGAGCAAGCTAAGGATCATGCTGAGGCTATATTAAGAATTATCAAGAACATTGTAGAGCCGAGTAATTAG